A window from Gemmatimonadaceae bacterium encodes these proteins:
- a CDS encoding glycoside hydrolase, which yields MLRRVAFVLLAVSLVSLDAAAQGASSPFAELRWRHIGPFRGGRIKAATGVPQRPNTFYFAAVNGGVWRSTDYGRTWDPIFDGQSTGSVGAIAVAPSNPDIIYVGSGEGLQRPDLSTGNGIYKSVDNGATWQHLGLRDGQQIPQIVVDPRNPDRLFVAVLGHPYGPNEERGLYRSLDGGRTFRKVLGKDENTGAIDVVMAPDDPNTLYAALWEARQGPWENGVWQGSGTGLFKSTDGGETWQRIMNGLPTFEADGLGRIGIAVAPSRPSRLFVTVDAGQKSGIYRSDDAGASWNKTSTDARVHNRGSDFAEVKVHPKNPDIVFSGSIVTWKSTDAGVTWEMIRGAPGGDDYHRIWINPDTPDVMLIAADQGAIVTVNGGKTWSSWYNQPTAQFYHVTADNSWPYRVCGGQQESGSACVQSRGNDGQITFREWRPVGVEEYGYVAPDPLDPNIMYGGKVTRFDYRTGQTQNVSPKPFRDPNYRMLRTAPILFSPVNPRKLYFGANTIWETIDGANSWREISPDLTRKDSVVPASVGKYANERSARARHPGVVYTIAPSYLRENILWAGSDDGLIHVTFNGGRTWRDVTPPQLVPWAKVSLMDASHFDTLTAYAAINTLRLDDLRPYIYRTRDGGRTWTSIVTGIDSGATINVVREDPRRRGLLFAGSETKVWVSFDDGDHWQSLQVNMPATSIRDLVIKDDDLIAGTHGRGIWILDDIAALREMADAPLQKAVHLFKPSLATRVRYSMYTDTPLPPDEPRAPNPPDGVSIHYSLRSAANDLTLEIIDAGGRLVRKYVKGVNPEPEPSDQGHWPEWWIRPFPVLDAGPGLHRFVWDLRYPRPNAASFSYPISAIPGQTVPEPLGPFVPPGRYTVRLTVDGQVLTHALTVRMDPRVRTSPADIRVQGTLAWRLWDGVNRAAEGITRARELARTARSAGDSTRAATLDRLAGSGGGGGFGGGGGGPTTLTSLRNNLTSLMQTVDEADRLPTLSVRTASTRLLAQLDGLLAQVGNRR from the coding sequence ATGCTGCGTCGCGTTGCCTTCGTCCTTCTCGCCGTCAGCCTCGTCTCCCTGGACGCGGCCGCCCAGGGTGCCTCCTCGCCGTTCGCCGAACTGCGCTGGCGCCACATCGGCCCGTTCCGCGGCGGTCGCATCAAGGCGGCGACCGGCGTGCCCCAGCGCCCCAACACGTTCTACTTTGCCGCGGTCAATGGCGGCGTCTGGCGCTCCACGGACTACGGCCGCACCTGGGATCCCATCTTCGACGGCCAGTCCACGGGGTCGGTCGGCGCGATCGCAGTGGCGCCATCCAATCCCGACATCATCTATGTCGGATCCGGTGAGGGACTGCAGCGCCCCGACCTCTCCACCGGCAACGGCATCTACAAGAGCGTCGACAACGGCGCCACCTGGCAGCACCTCGGCCTGCGCGACGGGCAACAGATTCCGCAAATCGTCGTCGACCCGCGCAATCCAGATCGTCTCTTCGTCGCCGTGCTTGGTCACCCGTACGGTCCCAACGAAGAACGCGGGCTGTACCGCTCCCTCGATGGCGGCCGAACCTTCCGCAAGGTCCTCGGCAAAGACGAGAATACCGGCGCCATCGATGTCGTCATGGCGCCGGACGATCCCAACACGCTCTACGCCGCCCTGTGGGAAGCGCGACAGGGTCCGTGGGAGAACGGCGTCTGGCAGGGCAGTGGCACCGGCCTCTTCAAGAGCACCGACGGCGGCGAAACCTGGCAACGCATCATGAATGGCCTGCCGACGTTCGAAGCCGATGGGCTCGGGCGCATCGGCATCGCGGTCGCTCCAAGTCGCCCCTCACGCCTGTTCGTAACCGTCGACGCCGGGCAGAAGAGCGGCATCTATCGCTCTGACGACGCCGGCGCCTCGTGGAACAAGACGTCGACCGATGCGCGGGTGCACAACCGCGGTTCTGACTTCGCCGAGGTGAAGGTCCACCCAAAGAATCCGGACATCGTGTTCTCGGGCAGCATCGTCACGTGGAAGTCGACCGACGCGGGCGTGACCTGGGAGATGATCCGCGGCGCCCCCGGCGGCGACGACTACCATCGCATCTGGATCAACCCGGACACGCCTGACGTGATGCTGATCGCCGCCGACCAGGGCGCGATCGTGACGGTCAACGGCGGAAAGACGTGGAGCAGCTGGTACAACCAACCGACCGCACAGTTCTATCACGTCACGGCCGACAACTCGTGGCCCTACCGCGTCTGCGGGGGCCAGCAGGAGTCGGGCTCGGCGTGCGTCCAAAGCCGCGGGAACGACGGGCAGATCACCTTCCGTGAGTGGCGGCCCGTTGGCGTGGAGGAGTACGGCTACGTAGCTCCGGACCCGCTGGACCCGAACATCATGTACGGCGGCAAGGTCACGCGATTCGACTACCGCACCGGTCAAACGCAGAATGTGTCGCCAAAGCCGTTCCGTGACCCCAACTATCGAATGTTGCGCACGGCGCCGATCCTCTTTTCCCCGGTCAACCCGCGCAAGTTGTACTTCGGCGCCAATACCATCTGGGAGACGATCGACGGCGCGAACAGCTGGCGAGAGATCTCGCCGGACCTCACGCGCAAGGATTCCGTGGTCCCGGCCAGCGTCGGCAAATACGCCAACGAGCGTTCGGCGCGCGCCCGTCACCCCGGCGTGGTCTATACCATCGCCCCGAGCTACCTCAGGGAGAACATCCTCTGGGCGGGAAGCGACGATGGCCTCATCCACGTGACCTTCAACGGCGGTCGCACCTGGCGCGATGTCACGCCGCCGCAGCTGGTCCCGTGGGCCAAGGTGTCGCTGATGGACGCTTCGCACTTCGATACGCTCACCGCCTACGCTGCCATCAACACGCTGCGCCTCGACGATCTGCGACCGTACATCTACCGCACGCGCGACGGCGGCCGAACGTGGACGTCCATCGTGACGGGCATCGACAGTGGTGCAACGATCAACGTGGTGCGCGAAGATCCCAGGCGACGCGGACTCCTCTTCGCCGGGTCCGAAACGAAGGTCTGGGTGTCGTTCGATGATGGTGATCACTGGCAGTCGCTGCAGGTGAACATGCCGGCTACCTCGATCCGCGATCTGGTCATCAAGGACGACGACCTCATCGCCGGGACGCATGGGCGTGGCATCTGGATCCTCGACGACATCGCCGCGTTGCGCGAGATGGCCGACGCGCCGCTGCAGAAGGCGGTGCATCTGTTCAAGCCGTCGTTGGCGACGCGGGTGCGCTACTCGATGTACACGGACACGCCCCTTCCTCCGGACGAGCCGCGGGCGCCAAATCCGCCGGATGGCGTGAGCATTCACTACAGCCTTCGCTCCGCGGCCAACGACCTCACGCTCGAGATCATCGACGCTGGCGGGCGACTGGTGCGGAAGTACGTCAAGGGCGTGAACCCTGAGCCTGAACCGAGCGACCAGGGCCACTGGCCCGAGTGGTGGATCCGGCCGTTCCCCGTGCTCGATGCCGGACCGGGGCTGCATCGCTTCGTTTGGGATCTGCGCTACCCGCGCCCGAACGCGGCGTCGTTCTCCTACCCGATCAGCGCGATTCCGGGCCAGACGGTTCCCGAGCCGCTGGGGCCGTTTGTCCCACCCGGCCGCTACACCGTCCGGCTGACGGTGGACGGGCAGGTGCTGACACATGCGCTCACGGTGCGCATGGATCCGAGAGTGCGCACGTCGCCTGCGGACATTCGCGTGCAAGGGACGCTCGCCTGGCGACTCTGGGACGGCGTGAATCGCGCCGCCGAGGGGATCACACGTGCCCGCGAGCTCGCGCGCACGGCCCGCAGCGCCGGCGACAGCACGCGGGCGGCGACGCTCGACCGCCTGGCGGGCAGCGGTGGCGGTGGCGGCTTCGGAGGTGGAGGTGGCGGTCCGACCACGCTCACCAGCCTGCGCAACAACCTCACCTCGCTGATGCAGACCGTGGACGAGGCCGATCGCCTCCCCACGCTCAGCGTCCGCACGGCCTCCACGCGATTGCTCGCCCAACTGGACGGGCTGCTCGCGCAGGTGGGCAACCGGCGTTAG
- a CDS encoding glucan 1,4-alpha-glucosidase: MAPGAPGIPPRWTSSAKCGVGTARSAASPLWFTISHGILNEIYYPRVDSACTRDFGLIVTGPGGAFTEEKRGAQHAIVALEPGVPGYRMTNEALNGAWRITKRIVSDTERPCLLQEVTFTALQGKVSDYHVYGLLAPHLVNAGAGNTAWVGDHEGVPMLFATGRGTTLAMACSLPWRGRSVGYVGVSDGWQQLRNTGRLLPEHARAEEGNVAITGELGFSMDAGTAVLVVGFGADAQEAASRALASLARGFDVAADAYVDSWRAWQQSLVPLDRARPCPSGLEPYRVSTAVLAAHTSSSPPGAAVASLSVPWGFSKGDDDLGGYHLVWPRDLVETAGGFLAAGASDEALDILAYLRSIQQPDGHWPQNAWLDGTAYWHGVQMDECAFPILLADALRRCGHLPTERLAAFMPMIEKAAGYVVRNGPVTGEDRWEEDAGYSPFTLAVEIAALLAAADMYEVFDDAESAKYLRETADCWNDQIEQWTYVEHTDLAARYGVDGYYIRIGAPDTAEATSPKDGYVPIKNRPPGNSRLPARHVVSPDALALVRFGLRDASDPRMLATVKVIDGLLRRELPQGSLWYRYTDDGYGEHEDGAPFDGVGVGRPWPLLAGERAHYELAAGRRASAELLLAALEGSANEGGLIPEQVWDGPELPQRELHFGRPSGSAMPLVWAHAEHIKLCRSLRDGVVFDMPPQGVDRYIRRGTTASFRTWRFNHKLAAMPAGKLLRVELPTRAMVHWSTDEWATTHDSETRERPFGTHVIDLPVAGARAATTVRFTFYWLDAARWENRDYAVVLVSPTAPTH; encoded by the coding sequence ATGGCGCCCGGGGCGCCGGGGATTCCGCCGCGCTGGACGTCGAGTGCGAAATGCGGCGTCGGCACGGCGCGGTCAGCTGCAAGCCCCCTCTGGTTCACGATCAGCCACGGTATCCTCAACGAGATCTACTACCCTCGGGTCGACAGTGCCTGCACGCGCGACTTCGGGCTGATCGTCACCGGGCCGGGTGGTGCCTTCACCGAGGAGAAGCGCGGCGCGCAGCATGCGATCGTCGCGCTGGAGCCCGGCGTGCCGGGCTACCGCATGACGAATGAAGCGCTGAACGGCGCCTGGCGGATCACGAAGCGCATCGTGAGCGACACCGAGCGTCCCTGTCTGTTGCAGGAGGTCACGTTCACGGCGCTTCAGGGCAAGGTCTCCGACTACCACGTGTACGGTCTGCTCGCGCCCCACCTCGTGAATGCCGGCGCCGGCAACACCGCCTGGGTCGGTGACCACGAGGGCGTTCCGATGCTCTTTGCCACCGGCCGCGGTACCACGCTCGCCATGGCGTGCTCGCTGCCGTGGCGCGGTCGCTCGGTGGGCTACGTCGGTGTGTCCGACGGCTGGCAGCAGCTGCGAAACACGGGCCGCCTGCTCCCCGAGCATGCGCGCGCCGAAGAAGGCAACGTGGCCATCACCGGCGAGCTCGGATTCTCGATGGACGCCGGCACGGCGGTGTTGGTGGTGGGGTTTGGCGCTGATGCTCAGGAAGCCGCGTCGCGCGCGCTCGCATCGCTCGCGCGCGGGTTCGACGTGGCGGCCGACGCCTATGTCGATTCGTGGCGCGCCTGGCAGCAGAGCCTCGTGCCACTCGACCGGGCGAGACCATGTCCCTCCGGCCTCGAGCCCTATCGCGTGTCGACAGCGGTCCTGGCCGCCCACACCTCGTCGTCGCCTCCGGGCGCGGCCGTGGCCAGTCTCTCGGTGCCGTGGGGATTCTCCAAGGGCGACGACGATCTCGGTGGGTACCACCTCGTGTGGCCTCGCGACCTGGTCGAGACCGCCGGGGGATTCCTCGCCGCTGGTGCATCCGACGAAGCGCTCGACATCCTTGCCTACCTGCGCAGCATCCAGCAACCCGATGGGCACTGGCCGCAGAATGCGTGGCTCGACGGAACCGCATACTGGCACGGCGTGCAGATGGACGAATGCGCCTTCCCGATTCTTCTCGCCGATGCCCTGCGTCGCTGCGGTCATCTGCCGACGGAGCGGCTGGCCGCGTTCATGCCGATGATCGAAAAGGCAGCCGGCTATGTGGTGCGCAACGGCCCGGTCACGGGCGAAGATCGATGGGAAGAGGATGCCGGCTACAGTCCGTTCACACTGGCTGTGGAAATCGCCGCCCTCCTCGCCGCGGCGGACATGTACGAAGTGTTCGATGACGCGGAGTCCGCGAAGTACCTGCGCGAGACGGCCGACTGCTGGAACGACCAGATCGAACAGTGGACGTACGTCGAGCACACCGACCTCGCCGCCAGATACGGCGTCGACGGCTACTACATTCGCATCGGCGCGCCAGACACCGCCGAGGCGACGTCGCCAAAGGACGGCTACGTGCCGATCAAGAATCGGCCGCCAGGCAATTCGCGTCTGCCCGCCCGTCACGTGGTCAGCCCTGACGCGCTGGCGCTGGTGCGCTTTGGCCTGCGGGACGCCAGTGATCCACGCATGCTTGCCACGGTAAAGGTGATCGATGGCCTGTTGCGACGTGAGCTTCCGCAGGGGTCGCTCTGGTACCGCTACACCGACGACGGCTACGGTGAACACGAGGACGGGGCGCCTTTCGATGGCGTTGGCGTTGGCCGGCCGTGGCCGTTGCTCGCCGGCGAACGTGCGCACTACGAACTGGCAGCCGGCCGGCGTGCCAGCGCCGAACTTCTTCTGGCTGCGCTCGAAGGCTCAGCGAACGAAGGCGGACTCATTCCCGAGCAGGTATGGGATGGACCAGAGCTTCCACAGCGGGAACTGCATTTCGGGCGCCCGTCGGGCAGCGCGATGCCGCTCGTGTGGGCGCACGCGGAGCACATCAAGCTGTGCCGATCGCTGCGTGATGGCGTGGTCTTCGACATGCCGCCGCAAGGCGTCGACCGCTACATCCGCCGCGGCACCACGGCATCGTTTCGCACATGGCGATTCAACCACAAGCTCGCCGCGATGCCCGCCGGCAAGCTGCTGCGCGTGGAGCTGCCCACCCGTGCCATGGTGCACTGGAGCACGGATGAGTGGGCAACCACCCATGACAGTGAAACGCGCGAGCGCCCCTTTGGCACGCACGTGATCGATCTGCCCGTCGCCGGGGCGCGCGCCGCCACCACGGTGCGCTTTACGTTCTACTGGCTCGACGCCGCTCGCTGGGAGAACCGTGACTACGCCGTGGTGCTTGTGTCGCCGACAGCGCCGACGCACTGA
- a CDS encoding PAS domain-containing protein, with protein sequence MLPDRNAPSLGFVEPQPVVRWVYIGRLASVGAIYLAAIFAWQNAEKVDTLITSLLMTCALAFTVISATYSEIYRRPLTAMFLGAQAVFDLVAVTTIVHVIGEGATQVAALYILVIAYASLLLSTGRSLVVAALGCALYFTEVLVWSPITNNIGLWLQLSIFAAVALTSGYIGARLREARAGTEELVAQLNKARLQASDILRNIRSGIVTVDAGGILLYANPAASSLLGLDLDPLLGTRVIEPIERVSPVLARSLERAAVDRVRATRAEGTVTNSVRSFPIGLNTTTTASMTAEPDAEETATAIFQDISDQKRLDSLHMRAERLEAVAELSASLAHEIKNPLAAVRSAVEQLGRSHRATLDEQTLTGLIVRESDRLSRLLNEFLDFARVRVTRIGPVDLTAVARDATGLVAAHPDRPDGVAVGASVPDAPVIVEGDEDLLHRAVFNLALNAVQASRGTGRVSVELAPLTSSDAPAGLSFDSGGVALRVSDEGPGIPEEIRDRLFDPFFTTKPGGSGLGLSVVHRAIEAHKGFVFVDSDPRGTRVTVLLPTYQADPGDSL encoded by the coding sequence GTGCTCCCCGACCGCAACGCCCCTTCGCTCGGCTTCGTCGAGCCTCAGCCTGTCGTCCGCTGGGTCTACATCGGACGGCTGGCGTCGGTCGGCGCCATCTACCTCGCCGCCATCTTCGCCTGGCAGAACGCGGAAAAGGTCGACACGCTGATCACGTCGCTGCTGATGACGTGTGCGCTCGCCTTCACCGTGATTTCCGCGACGTACTCCGAGATCTATCGGCGCCCGCTCACCGCGATGTTCCTCGGTGCCCAGGCGGTGTTCGACCTCGTGGCCGTCACGACGATCGTGCACGTGATCGGCGAAGGCGCGACGCAGGTTGCCGCGCTCTACATCCTCGTCATCGCGTATGCATCGCTCCTGCTCTCGACGGGGCGATCGCTGGTCGTCGCCGCGTTGGGGTGCGCACTCTACTTCACCGAAGTGCTGGTGTGGTCCCCGATCACGAACAACATCGGGCTCTGGCTGCAGCTTTCGATCTTCGCGGCGGTGGCCCTGACGTCGGGCTACATCGGTGCGCGGCTCCGCGAAGCACGCGCCGGGACCGAAGAGCTGGTCGCCCAGCTCAACAAGGCACGACTGCAGGCCAGCGACATCCTCCGGAACATCCGCAGCGGTATCGTCACCGTCGACGCGGGCGGGATCCTGCTCTACGCCAACCCGGCCGCGTCATCGCTCCTCGGTCTCGACCTCGACCCGCTGCTGGGCACGCGTGTGATCGAGCCCATCGAACGGGTCTCGCCCGTCCTTGCGCGTTCGCTCGAGCGCGCTGCGGTGGATCGGGTGCGCGCCACGCGCGCCGAGGGCACGGTGACGAACTCCGTGCGCTCGTTCCCCATCGGGCTCAACACCACCACCACCGCGAGCATGACCGCGGAGCCCGACGCCGAGGAAACGGCGACGGCGATCTTTCAGGACATCTCGGACCAGAAGCGGCTCGACTCGTTGCACATGCGCGCCGAGCGCCTCGAGGCGGTCGCGGAACTGAGTGCGTCCCTGGCACACGAGATCAAGAACCCGCTGGCCGCGGTGCGGTCAGCGGTGGAGCAGCTGGGGCGATCGCATCGGGCCACGCTCGACGAGCAGACGCTCACGGGCCTGATCGTCAGGGAGTCGGACCGGCTGTCGCGCCTGCTGAACGAGTTCCTCGACTTCGCGCGTGTACGCGTAACGCGCATTGGCCCCGTCGATCTTACCGCGGTTGCCCGCGACGCCACGGGGCTGGTCGCGGCGCACCCGGATCGTCCGGATGGCGTCGCCGTGGGCGCGAGCGTTCCCGACGCGCCGGTGATCGTCGAGGGCGACGAAGACCTGCTGCACCGCGCGGTCTTCAACCTCGCGCTGAACGCCGTGCAGGCGTCGCGGGGCACGGGTCGCGTCTCGGTGGAACTCGCGCCCCTCACGTCCAGCGATGCGCCGGCCGGCCTGTCGTTCGACAGCGGCGGCGTGGCGCTGCGGGTCTCCGACGAAGGGCCGGGCATTCCCGAGGAAATCCGTGACCGGCTCTTCGACCCCTTCTTCACGACGAAGCCCGGAGGGTCGGGCCTCGGCCTGTCGGTCGTGCACCGCGCGATCGAGGCACACAAGGGCTTCGTCTTCGTCGATTCCGATCCGCGCGGCACGCGCGTGACCGTCCTGCTTCCCACTTACCAGGCTGACCCGGGAGATTCCCTGTGA
- a CDS encoding sigma-54-dependent Fis family transcriptional regulator, producing MSVSTPGGPSVLVVDDEAGILDSLRILLKNEGFTPHVALGGRQGLEQIEALAPDVVLSDIRMPAVGGLEILSAAREKDPDTPVILMTAQATLQSAMQAVNDGAYYYIQKPFRNDELLAILRRATEHKHLRAENKVLKQEMRRREKSGAQRPVGRSRPWTDVLRLAETVAPTESTVLITGESGSGKEVIARYVHDLSARTEGPFLSINCGALPESLLESELFGHVKGAFTGAVKDKSGLFSAAARGTFFLDEIGETTPATQVKLLRVLQHREVIPVGATDAQPIDTRLIAATNRDLEDEIRRGGFRRDLFYRLNVIAIHLPSLRERKDDIPLLAESFLARQAQVRGQDPKSLAEDALDALMRYSWPGNVRELENALERAVILTSGNTVEVASLPEKIVSHTPERVVEQRATPNPTLDTIERAYIMWVLQSEGGNKTRAAETLGIDPSTLHRKLQRFGGEA from the coding sequence GTGAGCGTTTCCACCCCAGGCGGACCCAGCGTCCTCGTCGTCGATGACGAGGCCGGCATCCTCGACTCCCTCCGCATCCTGCTCAAGAATGAAGGGTTCACGCCACACGTCGCGTTAGGCGGCCGGCAGGGACTCGAGCAGATCGAGGCGCTCGCGCCCGATGTCGTGCTGAGCGACATCCGCATGCCGGCCGTGGGCGGTCTCGAGATCCTGAGCGCGGCCCGCGAAAAGGACCCCGATACGCCCGTTATCCTGATGACCGCCCAGGCCACGCTGCAGTCGGCGATGCAGGCAGTGAATGACGGCGCCTACTACTACATCCAGAAGCCGTTCCGCAACGACGAGCTGCTGGCCATCCTGCGTCGCGCAACGGAACACAAGCATCTGCGCGCCGAGAACAAGGTGCTCAAGCAGGAGATGCGCCGCCGGGAGAAGTCGGGAGCGCAACGTCCGGTCGGACGCAGCCGCCCGTGGACCGACGTCCTGCGCCTCGCCGAGACCGTTGCGCCCACCGAGTCGACGGTGCTCATCACCGGTGAGTCGGGCTCGGGCAAGGAAGTCATTGCCCGCTACGTCCACGACCTGTCCGCGCGCACCGAAGGACCGTTCCTCTCCATCAACTGCGGCGCGTTGCCCGAGAGCCTTCTCGAGAGCGAACTGTTCGGCCACGTGAAGGGCGCGTTCACCGGCGCCGTCAAGGACAAGAGCGGGCTCTTCTCCGCGGCGGCCAGGGGCACGTTCTTCCTCGACGAGATCGGTGAAACGACCCCGGCCACGCAGGTGAAGCTTCTGCGCGTCCTTCAGCACCGCGAGGTCATTCCCGTCGGCGCAACCGATGCTCAGCCCATTGACACGCGCCTCATCGCCGCCACCAACCGCGACCTCGAAGACGAGATCCGCCGCGGCGGCTTTCGACGGGACCTGTTCTATCGGCTCAACGTCATCGCGATCCACCTCCCGTCGCTCCGTGAGCGCAAGGACGATATCCCGCTGCTCGCCGAGTCCTTCCTCGCGCGTCAGGCGCAGGTACGCGGACAGGACCCCAAGTCGCTCGCCGAGGACGCGCTCGATGCGCTGATGAGGTACTCGTGGCCGGGCAACGTGCGTGAGCTGGAGAACGCGCTGGAGCGTGCCGTCATCCTCACCTCGGGCAACACCGTCGAGGTCGCGAGCCTCCCGGAGAAGATCGTCTCGCACACGCCGGAACGCGTCGTGGAGCAGCGCGCCACGCCCAACCCCACGCTCGACACCATCGAGCGCGCCTACATCATGTGGGTCCTGCAGTCCGAGGGCGGCAACAAGACGCGCGCCGCCGAGACACTCGGCATCGACCCGTCGACGCTCCACCGCAAGCTGCAGCGCTTTGGGGGAGAGGCGTGA
- a CDS encoding glycosyltransferase family 39 protein, with product MAASDERARVDVRVALPLVLALATAVSVVLSIGPWPVGVFQDDGIYAILARSLAEGEGYRYLNLPGAPWATHYPPGYPVLLAILWRIAPPFPESVVVFKLANAGLLGIATVGTWVLTGRAGLGTAARALTTLLFTTCAPLVLLGVMVLSEPLFLAMLFPALLLAERVVDRGTWRDALAAGAMAGAVGLVRTLGACLVPGLVLVLLVRRRWSAAAGALVGAALVLAPWHIWTATHAGGVPVVLAGKYGSYGAWFGDAARAEGASWMIEVVLANARQLVSETWAHTSTALLSPVARVAATLGVAILLVTGARIGMRRLPVTTVFTFGYLVVVLAWPFAPARFLWGIWPVIGVLLGLGAHAIGGAASRSIRVPASVLVVALVVGYTRFNLQALQAGWWSQVQANVAQRARPLAEWVRANTRPGDVLATDDDALMYLYTGRRTVPISAFTAQEHLTPQSAAVATQRLREILAAYKVDHVIATTAYGKTAARALASAPAPALVAVAAVQGGDVYVTAPAR from the coding sequence ATGGCAGCGTCGGATGAGCGCGCGCGGGTCGATGTCCGCGTCGCGCTCCCGCTCGTGCTGGCCCTCGCGACCGCGGTCAGTGTCGTACTCTCCATCGGCCCGTGGCCGGTCGGCGTGTTCCAGGACGACGGGATCTACGCCATCCTCGCCCGCTCCCTCGCCGAGGGCGAGGGCTACCGATACCTGAACCTTCCGGGCGCGCCGTGGGCCACGCACTACCCACCGGGCTACCCGGTGCTCCTCGCCATCCTGTGGAGGATCGCGCCGCCGTTCCCGGAGAGCGTGGTCGTCTTCAAACTCGCAAACGCGGGCCTGCTCGGCATCGCCACCGTCGGGACATGGGTGCTCACCGGTCGTGCCGGCCTCGGTACCGCGGCGCGTGCCCTTACCACCCTGCTGTTCACCACCTGCGCCCCGCTGGTGCTGCTCGGCGTGATGGTCCTGTCGGAGCCCCTGTTCCTCGCGATGCTGTTTCCGGCGCTGCTGCTCGCCGAGCGCGTGGTGGATCGTGGAACGTGGCGCGACGCCCTTGCTGCAGGCGCGATGGCTGGCGCGGTCGGGCTCGTTCGAACGCTGGGCGCGTGTCTGGTGCCGGGGCTCGTGCTCGTCCTGCTCGTCAGGCGGCGCTGGTCCGCGGCCGCGGGCGCACTCGTTGGTGCCGCGCTGGTGCTCGCGCCCTGGCACATCTGGACCGCAACCCACGCCGGCGGCGTTCCCGTCGTCCTCGCCGGCAAGTACGGCAGCTACGGCGCGTGGTTCGGCGACGCTGCGCGTGCGGAGGGCGCGAGCTGGATGATCGAGGTCGTGCTGGCCAACGCCAGGCAGCTCGTCAGCGAGACGTGGGCGCACACGAGCACCGCGCTCCTTTCGCCCGTTGCGCGCGTCGCTGCTACCCTGGGCGTCGCCATCCTGCTGGTTACCGGTGCGCGGATCGGGATGCGTCGCCTGCCTGTGACGACGGTGTTCACCTTCGGCTACCTCGTGGTGGTGCTTGCGTGGCCGTTCGCGCCCGCGCGCTTCCTCTGGGGCATCTGGCCCGTGATCGGCGTGCTCCTCGGACTGGGAGCGCATGCCATTGGCGGCGCGGCGTCGAGATCCATCCGCGTTCCGGCTAGCGTCCTCGTCGTCGCGCTCGTCGTCGGATACACGCGATTCAACCTGCAGGCGCTGCAGGCCGGCTGGTGGTCACAGGTACAGGCAAACGTCGCGCAGCGCGCGAGGCCGCTCGCGGAGTGGGTGCGCGCGAACACGCGCCCCGGCGACGTGCTCGCGACTGACGACGACGCGCTCATGTACCTCTACACCGGGCGACGCACGGTACCGATCAGCGCGTTCACGGCGCAGGAGCACCTCACGCCACAGTCGGCCGCCGTTGCCACGCAGCGACTGCGAGAGATCCTCGCCGCGTACAAGGTCGACCACGTCATCGCGACGACGGCGTACGGAAAGACCGCCGCGCGGGCGCTCGCCAGTGCTCCGGCGCCCGCGCTGGTAGCGGTGGCCGCGGTGCAGGGCGGGGATGTGTATGTCACCGCGCCAGCGCGATGA
- a CDS encoding tRNA (cytidine(34)-2'-O)-methyltransferase, with protein sequence MHVVLVHPEIHWNTGNAGRTCLAVGAAMHLIEPLGFSLSDREVKRAGLDYWEHIDLRVWPSWDAFELELPRLGAPWFFSTRAPRVLWDAPLGAGEDAVLIFGRETGGLPDSLHQRFADRFLAMPILSPRVRSLNLSTSVAIAAYEVLRQQRLAGVRQAPRGS encoded by the coding sequence ATGCACGTCGTCCTCGTTCACCCGGAGATTCACTGGAACACCGGCAACGCGGGGCGCACCTGTCTGGCCGTCGGTGCCGCGATGCACCTCATCGAACCGCTCGGTTTTTCCCTGTCAGACCGTGAGGTGAAGCGCGCGGGCCTCGACTACTGGGAGCACATCGACCTCCGCGTCTGGCCGTCGTGGGACGCGTTCGAGCTCGAGCTGCCGCGCCTCGGCGCGCCGTGGTTCTTCTCGACAAGGGCGCCACGCGTGCTCTGGGACGCGCCACTTGGCGCGGGCGAGGACGCTGTCCTGATCTTTGGTCGCGAGACCGGCGGGCTCCCTGATAGCCTGCATCAGCGTTTCGCCGACCGCTTCCTCGCCATGCCCATCCTGTCGCCGAGGGTCCGCTCGCTCAACCTCTCGACCAGCGTCGCGATCGCGGCGTACGAAGTTCTCCGTCAGCAGCGCCTCGCCGGCGTTCGCCAGGCGCCACGCGGATCCTGA
- the arfB gene encoding aminoacyl-tRNA hydrolase, with protein sequence MPDDAASVHLAIDDTRSIPGDELVIRASRAGGAGGQHVNTSSTRIEVAWTPGTSRVLTGEERARVAVKLASRLDGQGVLRVVASDTRSQRQNRELAESRLAALVRNALIVPRTRKATKPSRASKQARLDDKKKASRRKADRRSRDWD encoded by the coding sequence ATGCCTGACGACGCCGCTTCAGTACACCTCGCCATCGACGACACGCGGAGCATCCCCGGCGACGAGCTCGTGATTCGTGCTTCACGAGCGGGCGGCGCGGGTGGGCAGCACGTGAATACGTCGTCCACCAGGATCGAGGTTGCCTGGACTCCCGGCACCTCGCGCGTGCTCACCGGCGAGGAGCGCGCGCGGGTGGCCGTGAAGCTGGCGAGCCGCCTTGATGGCCAGGGGGTGCTCCGCGTGGTGGCCAGCGACACACGCAGCCAGCGGCAGAATCGCGAGCTCGCCGAGTCGCGGCTTGCTGCGCTCGTGCGGAACGCGCTGATCGTCCCCCGAACCCGCAAGGCCACGAAGCCGAGTCGTGCGTCGAAGCAGGCGCGGCTCGATGACAAGAAGAAGGCATCGAGGCGAAAGGCGGACCGGCGATCGCGAGACTGGGACTGA